Genomic window (Paenibacillus sp. 37):
CTGAACACTTGTTCATAACGGACAAGCATATTCACGGCTTCCTCGGCAAGCTCTTCAGCATCTGTCCCCTCGATATAGAGTGATATGTTCGTTCCCATGAGCGGTATCGTTCTCGTAAAAGATTTCATGATAGCCTCCTATATCGCACATTGTTGTCCGTGATTGAGAAACGTATGGATGAGGTCATGATCCACGCTATTCAGCTTTTTTTCTCCATGATGGGCTATAAAATAATCCAGACTCATTTTCTCTACAGGGATTGGATAGATGTTGTATTCCGAAGGGCACTCCTTGATATGGATACTTTCAGGCACAAAGGTCAGACCTAAATTATGCTTTGCAAGTTTGAGTACAGTGTAGATTTCATTGCTTTCCATAACGATATTAGGCTGTACCTTGTAGACACTGAGCAATTGATCAATCTGTTTTCGGATTGCCGAACCTTTGGACGTTAGAATAAGCTTTTGGTTCAAAATGGTGCTGATCTCAATCGTGCCCTCCGGGATGACTGCAACATTCTCTTGATATAATTCGCAGCAACGCGGAATGATGGCTTGGTAACTGTGCCTGCCCCAGTTAAACGAGTTCAAGTTAGGGGAGATACTGCTTGAATTTTGCCCGATCCAGAAGTCCAGCTCATTATTTTGGAGACGTTTCTCATTTTTTTCAGGTAAATCCTCGACAAGATTAATTTTATAAGCAGAATGAATTTCCAGAAAATCTGGTAAAAAAAGAGGCGTTAAGTAAGAACCAAGGCTGGGAAGGATTCCGATCCGTATCACCTTATTGCCAATATCCGATACATATGAAATTTCCCTTATAAGCTTGGCGTAGCTATGTTCGAGTGACGTTAGGTATTGATAATATATTTTCCCCTGCTCGGTTAATCGGTACGGAAGTTTGTTGCGAGTGATCAGCTCACAGCCCAACTCAATTTCGATTTTCTTGATAACCTTTGTGAGGTAGGGTTGAGATATGTAAAGGGATTGAGCAGCCCGGCTATAGTTACTGTATTTCAATAGGCTGTCAATGTAACACAAGATATCCTGCGATTCCAATTTAGACATGTCCCTCACCTCTTTGTGAAAAAAGTAACAAACTTTGAATTTGAGGTGATTATAACAAATTAGTTATCAAACTGCAATGAATAACTATTAGATCATTTGAGCTTTGATATGTTAGAGTTAGGCCGAAAGAACGAGTCTGACATGTACGAACATCATCTTCGAATGACAGAGAGGGGATTACGATGAATTATTTAGCTATTGTGGGTACCAATTCGGATGTGTCAACTAACCGCATGTTGCTTCAATTTATGCAAAAGCATTTTTCGAGTGAGGCCCAGATTGATTTATATGAAATTAAGGATTTACCTGCGTTCATTGAAAAAGATGAAATAGAGGATGCTGAAGTTGGTATTCCTGCGAAGGTACAGGACTTATTGGGTCAAGTCTCTAAAGCGCAAGGCATCATTATCGCTACTCCTGAGTACGATCATGCAATCCCTGCCGTTCTGAAAAGTGCGCTGGAATGGATCAGTTACACGACTCAAACCTTGAAAGACAAGCCTGTTCTCATCGTGGGTGCATCACATGGTTCACTTGGTTCTTCCAGAGCGCAAGCTCATCTCAGACAAATCCTGGATTCGCCTGAGCTTGGTGCGAGAATGATGCCGAGCAGCGAGTTTCTTTTGGGAAAATCACAGAGTGCATTTGATAACAGCGGTAGCCTGATCAGCGCTGAGAAAGTAGCGGAGCTCGACGAAATCTTCAATGAGTTTGTTTTGTTTACGGAGATCACTACGGAACTGCTATCAAAAAGGACATTGATGAAAAAAACGAAAAAATTTTCCTGGCAAGAGTAGGGGGCTAATCACAATGAAAATCATAGCGATCGTTGGCACAAATGCAAAGAAATCGTATAATCGCAAGCTGCTTCAATTCATACAAAAGCATTTTGAGTCCAGAGCAGCCATTGAAATCCTGGATATTACAGATGTTCCGATGTTTAATCAGTCCGATAACCAAACAAACAGTGCAATTATACAATCGTTTAATGAAAAAATTATGGCAAGTGATGGTGTTATTATTGCGACTCCAGAATACAACCATTCCATCCCTTCATCTCTTAAAAGTCTGCTTGAATGGTTGAGCTTTGAAATCCATCCGCTGGCTGGAAAACCCGTGATGATCATAGGCGCGTCACAGGGAACACAAGGTTCCTCGCGTGCACAGCTGCATCTTCGTCAAATTCTGGATGCACCAGGTGTCGAAGCTAACGTGATGCCAGGGTATGAATTTTTGCTTGGCAGCGCACATAAAGCATTTGACGAATCAGGCAACCTGAACAATGAAGGAACGATTGATTTCCTGGAAACATGTTTCCTGCGGTTCCTTCGGTTTGCCAAAATTTCAAATCAGCTCAACGAAGAAGAGGAGTTCACCTATAGACCTGGTATGTATGAGATCAATGCCATAGGTCACAGTGGCAATCTGCCGATGAAGGTATCCTTTAGTGAAAATAGAATTGAAAGCATCGATATCGATTCGAAGGGTGAAACCGAAGGCATCGCCGATGTTGTTTTTGTAAGAATTCCGAATAAAATCATTGAGGGACAGACGCTGAATGTAGATGCTCTCTCAGGTGCTTCTGAAACCAGTAATGCTGTCATCAATGGTGTAGCCAAAGCGGTTAAGCTTGCCGGAGTGAACCCCGACATCCTGAAAAGACGTCCAAAACCTGCTAGCAGCCAGATGAGGGCTGACGAAGAATATACTTGCGATGTGGTCGTTGTAGGTGGAGGTGGCGCAGGACTTAGTGCTGCTGCTACAGCTTTACAACAAGGAGCAAGTGCGATTGTACTTGAGAAATATCCTGCTGTTGGGGGAAATACGATCCGCTCAGGTGGTCCTGTCAATGCTGCAGATCCTGTATGGCAACAACAGTTCACTGAGAATCCAGGGGAAAGACAGACGATTGAGAATTTATTAAGTACCGATGCGAGCTTGATCCATCCGGAATATATCGATGATTTCCATGCACTCAAAGAAGAGTTTACTGCGTATCAGGAAAAGTTCGGCACAGAAAAGGCTTATTTATTCGACTCCCCACTTCTTCACAGAATGCAAACGTATTTCGGGGGCAAACGAACGGACCTGAATGGAAACATGATCTATGGACAGTACGATCTGGTCAAAGTACTTACAGACCGTGCCTTGGAAAGTGTAACGTGGCTAGAGGATATCGGGGTTGAGTATGATAAAAGTATCGTATTTGCTCCAGTGGGTGCCCTTTGGCGTCGTGGCCATAAACCTGTCAAAAGTTATGGCTCTGCCTTTATCATTGCACTTAGCAAATATGTAGAAGAAAATGGCGGACAAATTATTACAGATAGTCCGGTCAAACAGCTAATCATCGAAGATGGAAAAATTGCAGGTGTTATCGCAACGGGTGTAAATGGTCAGAAAATCACCGTTCATGCCAAAGCGGTTGTGCTTGCTAGCGGCGGTTTTGGTGCTAATACACAGATGCTCAAGGAATATAACACGTACTGGAGCCATATTGACGATGATATCAAAACAACGAACTCCTATGCGATGACTGGGGATGGAATATCGCTGGGTAAGAGTGCAGGAGCAGCGCTTACAGGCATGGGCTTCACTCAAATGATGCCTGTAGCGGACCCGGAAACGGGCGAACTCTTCAGTGGGCTGCAAGTACCTCCTGAAAATTTTGTCATTGTTAACAAAAAGGGTGAACGGTTTGTTAATGAATTTTCTGGACGAGATGTCTTAACCAAAGCGGCTATCGAGCAGGGAAGCTTGTTTTACCTGATTGCGGATGACGAGATCAAGAAAACCGCAGCAAACACAAGCCAGGAAAAGATAGATCAGCAAGTAGAAGCGGGTACTCTGTTTAGAGCCGATACGTTAGAAGAGCTGGCTGTGAAAATTAATATGGACCCTCAGGTTCTTAGAACTACCATTGATAAGTATAACTCTTATGTGGATGCGGGCTTTGATCCGGAGTTCCATAAGGATACGTTTAGCTTAAAAGTCGAGAAGTCTCCATTCTACGCTACACCAAGAAAACCTGCAGTTCACCATACGATGGGCGGTATTAAGATCGATACGAAAACCCGTGTATTGGATGAAAACGGTCAACCCATAGCGCATCTGTATGCCGCTGGAGAAGTGGCCGGAGGTATACATGCAGGCAACCGTTTAGGCGGTAATGCTTTGACGGATATCTTTACTTTTGGACGAATTGCTGGTAAGACTGCTGTGGATGAGATGAATGATGTGGAGAATATAAACAAAGAAATATAGATCATTCATGACCATTTAAAGCTCTAAACAACCCGGTAAACACAAGGATATCCTAGTGTTTGTCGGGTTATTTTCAATTCATAAATGTGTTCTTGGAAACTAATCTGAAAGCGCTTTATTTTTCTTGTAGACAAGAGAACATACCAGATGATATATTGTTTCTGTAAGAAACAATATTATTTTTATTGAGAACTATATTATACGTGTCCTTGTTAAGGGCGGAGGAAATGATCTCTCGGAGCTTAAGCTTGGACACCACAAAAAGGACGGGGAAATGATGACTAAAACCGAGACAACAATTCAATCCTTTGATGGCACACAGCTTTATTTCAGCAAGGATACAGTGGAAAATGCTAAAGCCGCTGTCGTTATTGTACACGGATTAGCGGAACATACCGGTCGCTATGATTATGTGACAGAGAAGCTGAGTCAGCGCGGGTTTAACGTATATCGATTCGATCATCGCGGTCATGCCAGATCGGAAGGACAGCGTACGTTCTACAGTGATTTTCACCAGATCATAGAGGATGTCAACGTTGTGGTGGAGACTGCTTTGCAAGAAAGCGGCAATCTTCCGCTGTTTGTTATCGGACATAGTATGGGCGGCTTCGCAACCTCGTCTTTTGGAACGAAATATCCAGGCAAGGTTAAAGGTATCGTGTTATCCGGAGCGCTCACTCGTTACAATACAAAAGTTGCGGGAGAATTGCCTATGGATCTGCCTACAGGCACGTATTTCCCGAATGAGCTGGGCAGCGGCGTATGTAGTGATCCCGCAGTTGTATCCGCTTACGCGAATGACCCACTAGTTGAAAAGCAAATCTCTGTAGATTTGTTTAACAGTCTGGGAAATGGCATAACATGGCTGAAGGAGAACGCTGAGCAGTTTATAGATCCCGTACTTGTTCTGCATGGGGCGAATGACGGGCTGGTCAGCGAAAAGGATTCTCGTGATTTTTACGGAGATATCGCTTCAACCGATAAAACACTCAAAATTTATGCTCATCTGATGCATGAGATATTTAATGAACCAACCCGTGATGACGTTATTGAAGAAGCAATCACATGGATTGAAAAACGGATCTGATTTCAGTAGAGTAAGAGAGAGAATCTGAATGATGAAAGGGATTATCCATGAAATTAGATTGGATGGGCGACCATCGGGAACTGATTGAGAAAATTATCAAATACGGCAATGCGTACTCGAATACCTATAAGTTGCAGCGAAGTTATGGTACGGATATGATGTTCTCGGCTTCACAGATTCAGACGCTGGAGTACATTCTGGAAGCCGAGGACAAGGAAGAGAAGATGACGGAAATGGCCGCGCGCCTGGGCGTAAGCCGCAGTACATTCTCCAAGAACGTGAAGAATCTGACCGAAAAAGGACTGCTCGAGAAATTCCATCTAAGCGGTAACCGCAAAGATATTTACGTCAAACCTTCGGCAAAAGGGCGCGAGGTATATGGCAAGTATACCGAATTTGTGCGAGAGCTTTGCTTTGATGAGATTTTCAAGTATGCAGATCAGATTTCAGATGTGGACAAACAAAACTTTATTCGCATTATGGATATGTTCGCCGATGTACTCGTCTGGTATGGTGAAAAGGAACAGGAAGCGCGTAAATTAATCAGAATTGATTCCGATTCGGGCAGCGACTAGTTTCGAGATAAAAGGGATTTTCCTCAAGGCTGTTCTGTGGCCGGAAAGGAAAATCCCTTTTTGCTTGCTCTGAAACACGAACCTTGAAATTAAGGGCACCAGCCCATTCCCTCCGCGAATGTCCGTCATACAGTATAAAGTGCTTGAAGCAGCAGAGGCTGTAAGACAATTATTCAGCAGGGAGTGGAACGTGTGAAATCAAAAACGAAACTGACCGGACGAGTGATCTTCAGAGGTGATCCAGGATATGAGGCCGCCCGAAAAAACTGGGACCCGCATACGGACAGATTTCCTAAAGTATTTGTTTTTGCTCAGAAAACAAAAGATGTCTCCAATGCCATCCGATGGGCTCGTGAGAATGATGTGCCGATCCGGCCGCGAAGTGGCAGACACGCGCTTGAAGTGAACCTTTCACAGGTGAATGGCGGTATCGTGATTGACGTGAGTGATCTGAATTCGATCAAGCTTGATAAAAAAAATGGAATCGTCGTTGTAGGAACAGGCAACCGGGTAGGAAGAATTGCGAATACCCTCGCCAAGCAAGGATTCATCGCTCCTTTTGGTGACAGCCCTACAGTTGGAATCGGTGGGATTACGTTAGGCGGGGGAATTGGACCTCTCCAGCGTACCATAGGTCTCATCAGTGATAACCTGCTTGAAGTGGAAATGGTGGATGCCAACGGAAAAGTCATTCGGGCGAATAAAAATCTTAATGCAGATCTCTTTTGGGCCTCACGTGGTGGGGGTGGTGGTAACTTCGGAGTATATACCCGTTACAAATTCAAAGTGCGCCGGGCACCAGCGAAGGCGACTGTATTTAAAATTACCTGGCCATGGGCTCAATTCGAGAAGGTACTCAAAGTATGGCAGAAGTGGGCTCCCTCGGTGAACACGAGACTGGGCAGTGAATTGTCCATCGGACCGAAAAAGGGTGGAAATGTTATGATGGAGGGACTGTTCCTAGGCTCTAAAACAGAGGCCCTCCGATTATTGCAGCCAATGATTAGTGTCGGTACGCCGACGAGCTCCACGGTTCGTTTGTTGCCTTACACGGAAGTTGTGAAGTTCTTATTGCAGCCTGACCCGATTCAAACGCAAAGATTCAGTAACCAGTTCTCCTCCGGTTTCGGAAGAAAACCATTTCCTGATAAGGCCATCAAAACGATGCGGGCATTTTTGGAGAATCTGGAAGAGGGGCCAGGCGGATTCTATTTCCTGAACTGGGGAGGAGCGGTAAGTCGCAAATCACCTCGATCAACCGCGTTTTTCTGGCGAAAAGAGAAGTTCTATGTGGAATGGACCAGTACGTGGATCAAACCATCCCATGCCGCTAAAAATATTGCACTCGCTCGTAATACTCGCAAGAAATTGCAACCATACATTGTCGGTTCCTATATCAATGTTCCGGATCAAGGAATCAAAAATTCCGGTCCAGTGTACTATGGAGCCAACTATGCCAGACTGCGGAGAGTCAAAGCCAAGTATGATCCGAAAAATGTGTTTAACAATCCGCAAAGCATCACGCCGGCTCGGAGAGCGTAAGGTAGAGCCATTCATTTTTACTAGCAGCTAGTGCTAATCAGAAGTTAAATTCATCTATGTATTACTGATAATAAAGACACGTCTTTTATGGCGTGTCTTATTGATTTTTATGGTAGTATAGATGCCAAAACGATATATGAAACGATACAGTTGCTGTTCGAGACCCTTAAATGGAGGTATTGCTCATGTATGCACCGATCTTATCTACGAAATTAACCATTCCAGTTCAGCGCTCTCATGTAGTGGATCGTCCCCGCCTGTATGTCCGTTTCGGCGAGGGGATGCACGCTAAACTCATACTGGTCTCTGCTCCTGCAGGATCAGGCAAAACACTACTAGTTAATCAATGGGTTAAGTCTTCCTCTTTAGATACAGCTTGGCTCTCGCTGGAAGAAGCAGATAACGATCCTTCACGTTTTTTGACATATCTATGTGCTTCGTTACAGACGATTGTCCCCAAGCTTGCTGAAGGAATGATGGGATTTGTTCAATCTTCCGAGCCGCTACCTATCGAGACCATTATTACATACCTTCTTAATGAAGTTTCTGAAATAACCAATCATTTTGTACTTGTTCTGGATGATTATCATCTCATGACTTCAGAAGTGATCAATCAAGCGCTGGTCTACTTACTGAGGCACATGCCCCCGCATATGCATATCGTCATGACTACGCGTCGGCAACCCAAGTTACCTTTGGCTCGACTGCGGGCAAAGGGGGAATTGATTGAAATACGTGGTAGTGATCTGCGTTTTACTTCTGCCGAAAGCAGTGAGTTTTTGGATCGGGTCATGGGATTGAAACTTTCAGAGGAACATGTTGCTCTCCTTGAAAAGCGAACAGAAGGCTGGGTTGCCGGGTTGCAGCTAGCGGCCTTATCCGTACAGGGTTCTTCTGATCCGAATCACTTTATGGAAACGTTCAGTGGCAGTGACCCATTTGTACTGGACTATCTAATGGAAGAAATATTACAAGGGCTAACCGAACAGGTACAGAACTTTTTGTTGAAAACGTGCATGTTGGATCGATTATGCGGTTCATTGTGTGATGCGATCTTTGATATAGATGAACCCAAGGAACATGAATCCGTTGATTTTACCGGACAGGACATGTTGGAGTGGCTAGAGCAAGCCAATCTTTTCATCGTTCCCCTGGATAATGAGAGGCGATGGTATCGTTACCATCATCTGTTTGCAGATTTATTGCGTAAAAGAGTACACCAGAATTCAAATTACGCCGGTACAGCTGAGACCGATCTGTCTATTACTGAGATACATAAGCGAGCGAGCTTCTGGTATGAGAAGCATCAAATGGAGCTGGAGGCTTTCAATCATGCTGTAGCTGCGGCAGATACTCATCGGGCATCAGATCTGTTGGAAGGAAAAGGTATGCCACTTCTTTTTCGCGGAGGTGCTGTTCCTGCCTTGCAATGGTTGAATTCACTATCCTGGGCAGAAATGGATTCAATACCTTCCCTATGGGTGATGCATGCGGCTGCGTTATTAGTGTCAGGACATATGATAGACGTGGAACCCAAATTGCAGTCTGCTGAACAAGCGTTACAAAATACGGAACCTGAAAAGATCAATTCTGATCTCATCGGACATATCGCTTCCATCCGAGCCACGCTGGCTGTCAGCCGACACGATGCGGATACAATTATTACGGAGTCACTTCGAGCACTCAAATATTTGCATCCTCATAATCTGCCCATTCGTGCAGCAACAGCTTGGACATTAGGATATGCATACCAGCTTCAGGGAAAACGTGTGGAAGCCGAATTGTCCTACGAGGAATCATTATTGAACAGTACCAGGATCGGACATCATATCATCACGATGATGGCGACACTGGGCGTGGGGAATATGCAGGAATTCAACAATCAGCTACACCTGGCGACTGAAGCCTATCAGCAGGCGGTACATATGGCAGGCAAACCACCGCTACCCATTGCTTGTGAAGCCCATTTGGGTCTGGCGCGAGTTCATTATGAATGGAATAACCTTGATGTGGCGATGTTCCACGCTCAACAGAGTGTGCAGTTGGCACATCAATTTGTCCAAACGGACAGGGTTGTTGCAAGTGAGTTATGGCTCGCTCGAGTGACGCTTGCGAAGGCGGATCTTCATAAAGCCGCTATCATGTTAGATAGAATCAACGAAACGGCCCAACGGTTAAATTTTACAAAGGCGATCCCTGATATTACTGCTGCATACGTTCTTGTGCTCCTTCGTCAGGGCGATCTGAAAAAAGCAATGCGATTATCATGGGACAGAAATCATGCGCTTAGTCAGGCCAGAGTATTGTTGAAGCAGGGGAACACCTTGGAGGCACTTGGTATTATGGAATCCTGTCTTCGCTTGGCCATAACCAAAGGCTTCAAGGATGAACAGCTCAAGGCAACAATCCTTCTGGCGGCTATCCATGAGGAACATGGAAATAGAACACAAGCTATCGAGTTCCTGACTGAGGCCATGACGATGGCAGAGCCAGCAGGCTTCATTCGTGTATTTGTAGACGAAGGTGTTGTTGTGCACAGCCTTTTGAAGAGGATAACAGCACGCGGTGACTCACGTTTATATCTGCTTCAATTATTGGCTGCATTTGAAGCTGAGGACAACAGAATAGAAATGATTTCGGAAGAAACAAATGTATATCCGTACGTTTCTGAACTGCGAATTGATACGCTAAGCGTGAGAGAGCTCGAAGTATTACATCTCATTGCGCAGGGAAGATCCAATCGGGAGATTAGTGAGATACTTCATATTGCACTGCCTACCGTGAAAGGACATAACCGGATTATTTTTGACAAAATGCAGGTGAAGCGACGAACCGAAGCAGTGGCAAAAGCGCGTGAATGGAAGCTCCTGTAACTTGTTATTCACGAACGATACTTTAGTATCTAGGGGCCGAACCCACTTCCCGATATACTGTTGGCAAACAGGAATATGTGGAGGGAAAGATATGAGAGCTATCATATGTACAAAGTA
Coding sequences:
- a CDS encoding MarR family winged helix-turn-helix transcriptional regulator, yielding MKLDWMGDHRELIEKIIKYGNAYSNTYKLQRSYGTDMMFSASQIQTLEYILEAEDKEEKMTEMAARLGVSRSTFSKNVKNLTEKGLLEKFHLSGNRKDIYVKPSAKGREVYGKYTEFVRELCFDEIFKYADQISDVDKQNFIRIMDMFADVLVWYGEKEQEARKLIRIDSDSGSD
- a CDS encoding NADPH-dependent FMN reductase; translation: MNYLAIVGTNSDVSTNRMLLQFMQKHFSSEAQIDLYEIKDLPAFIEKDEIEDAEVGIPAKVQDLLGQVSKAQGIIIATPEYDHAIPAVLKSALEWISYTTQTLKDKPVLIVGASHGSLGSSRAQAHLRQILDSPELGARMMPSSEFLLGKSQSAFDNSGSLISAEKVAELDEIFNEFVLFTEITTELLSKRTLMKKTKKFSWQE
- a CDS encoding LuxR C-terminal-related transcriptional regulator; translation: MYAPILSTKLTIPVQRSHVVDRPRLYVRFGEGMHAKLILVSAPAGSGKTLLVNQWVKSSSLDTAWLSLEEADNDPSRFLTYLCASLQTIVPKLAEGMMGFVQSSEPLPIETIITYLLNEVSEITNHFVLVLDDYHLMTSEVINQALVYLLRHMPPHMHIVMTTRRQPKLPLARLRAKGELIEIRGSDLRFTSAESSEFLDRVMGLKLSEEHVALLEKRTEGWVAGLQLAALSVQGSSDPNHFMETFSGSDPFVLDYLMEEILQGLTEQVQNFLLKTCMLDRLCGSLCDAIFDIDEPKEHESVDFTGQDMLEWLEQANLFIVPLDNERRWYRYHHLFADLLRKRVHQNSNYAGTAETDLSITEIHKRASFWYEKHQMELEAFNHAVAAADTHRASDLLEGKGMPLLFRGGAVPALQWLNSLSWAEMDSIPSLWVMHAAALLVSGHMIDVEPKLQSAEQALQNTEPEKINSDLIGHIASIRATLAVSRHDADTIITESLRALKYLHPHNLPIRAATAWTLGYAYQLQGKRVEAELSYEESLLNSTRIGHHIITMMATLGVGNMQEFNNQLHLATEAYQQAVHMAGKPPLPIACEAHLGLARVHYEWNNLDVAMFHAQQSVQLAHQFVQTDRVVASELWLARVTLAKADLHKAAIMLDRINETAQRLNFTKAIPDITAAYVLVLLRQGDLKKAMRLSWDRNHALSQARVLLKQGNTLEALGIMESCLRLAITKGFKDEQLKATILLAAIHEEHGNRTQAIEFLTEAMTMAEPAGFIRVFVDEGVVVHSLLKRITARGDSRLYLLQLLAAFEAEDNRIEMISEETNVYPYVSELRIDTLSVRELEVLHLIAQGRSNREISEILHIALPTVKGHNRIIFDKMQVKRRTEAVAKAREWKLL
- a CDS encoding lysophospholipase, with the translated sequence MMTKTETTIQSFDGTQLYFSKDTVENAKAAVVIVHGLAEHTGRYDYVTEKLSQRGFNVYRFDHRGHARSEGQRTFYSDFHQIIEDVNVVVETALQESGNLPLFVIGHSMGGFATSSFGTKYPGKVKGIVLSGALTRYNTKVAGELPMDLPTGTYFPNELGSGVCSDPAVVSAYANDPLVEKQISVDLFNSLGNGITWLKENAEQFIDPVLVLHGANDGLVSEKDSRDFYGDIASTDKTLKIYAHLMHEIFNEPTRDDVIEEAITWIEKRI
- a CDS encoding LysR family transcriptional regulator, whose product is MSKLESQDILCYIDSLLKYSNYSRAAQSLYISQPYLTKVIKKIEIELGCELITRNKLPYRLTEQGKIYYQYLTSLEHSYAKLIREISYVSDIGNKVIRIGILPSLGSYLTPLFLPDFLEIHSAYKINLVEDLPEKNEKRLQNNELDFWIGQNSSSISPNLNSFNWGRHSYQAIIPRCCELYQENVAVIPEGTIEISTILNQKLILTSKGSAIRKQIDQLLSVYKVQPNIVMESNEIYTVLKLAKHNLGLTFVPESIHIKECPSEYNIYPIPVEKMSLDYFIAHHGEKKLNSVDHDLIHTFLNHGQQCAI
- a CDS encoding flavocytochrome c; this encodes MKIIAIVGTNAKKSYNRKLLQFIQKHFESRAAIEILDITDVPMFNQSDNQTNSAIIQSFNEKIMASDGVIIATPEYNHSIPSSLKSLLEWLSFEIHPLAGKPVMIIGASQGTQGSSRAQLHLRQILDAPGVEANVMPGYEFLLGSAHKAFDESGNLNNEGTIDFLETCFLRFLRFAKISNQLNEEEEFTYRPGMYEINAIGHSGNLPMKVSFSENRIESIDIDSKGETEGIADVVFVRIPNKIIEGQTLNVDALSGASETSNAVINGVAKAVKLAGVNPDILKRRPKPASSQMRADEEYTCDVVVVGGGGAGLSAAATALQQGASAIVLEKYPAVGGNTIRSGGPVNAADPVWQQQFTENPGERQTIENLLSTDASLIHPEYIDDFHALKEEFTAYQEKFGTEKAYLFDSPLLHRMQTYFGGKRTDLNGNMIYGQYDLVKVLTDRALESVTWLEDIGVEYDKSIVFAPVGALWRRGHKPVKSYGSAFIIALSKYVEENGGQIITDSPVKQLIIEDGKIAGVIATGVNGQKITVHAKAVVLASGGFGANTQMLKEYNTYWSHIDDDIKTTNSYAMTGDGISLGKSAGAALTGMGFTQMMPVADPETGELFSGLQVPPENFVIVNKKGERFVNEFSGRDVLTKAAIEQGSLFYLIADDEIKKTAANTSQEKIDQQVEAGTLFRADTLEELAVKINMDPQVLRTTIDKYNSYVDAGFDPEFHKDTFSLKVEKSPFYATPRKPAVHHTMGGIKIDTKTRVLDENGQPIAHLYAAGEVAGGIHAGNRLGGNALTDIFTFGRIAGKTAVDEMNDVENINKEI
- a CDS encoding FAD-binding oxidoreductase, which translates into the protein MKSKTKLTGRVIFRGDPGYEAARKNWDPHTDRFPKVFVFAQKTKDVSNAIRWARENDVPIRPRSGRHALEVNLSQVNGGIVIDVSDLNSIKLDKKNGIVVVGTGNRVGRIANTLAKQGFIAPFGDSPTVGIGGITLGGGIGPLQRTIGLISDNLLEVEMVDANGKVIRANKNLNADLFWASRGGGGGNFGVYTRYKFKVRRAPAKATVFKITWPWAQFEKVLKVWQKWAPSVNTRLGSELSIGPKKGGNVMMEGLFLGSKTEALRLLQPMISVGTPTSSTVRLLPYTEVVKFLLQPDPIQTQRFSNQFSSGFGRKPFPDKAIKTMRAFLENLEEGPGGFYFLNWGGAVSRKSPRSTAFFWRKEKFYVEWTSTWIKPSHAAKNIALARNTRKKLQPYIVGSYINVPDQGIKNSGPVYYGANYARLRRVKAKYDPKNVFNNPQSITPARRA